One region of Mucilaginibacter sp. 14171R-50 genomic DNA includes:
- a CDS encoding glycosyltransferase family 39 protein, translating to MPAAKINSSIQLNRPLCYFILGWAILNTVQAYALELHADEAYYWMFAQKLDWGYFYHPPMVALFIKAGDMLFHNELGVRLITILSNSLAIYLLWLIVKKYAVSTKWFIVLISGVLIFHVYGFTSTPDAPLFFFAVLFYYLYQRYIDEDNWLTAFMIGVVVACLLYSKYHGVLLVGFTLLSNIKLFTRKTFYLAIITGLIVYTPHILWQMHRGFPAVNYQLFERSSAFGYNISISTTFILGQLLLGGALMSWYLFYRGFTTKITDVFTRCLMVNAVGTFGFFLLNTLKVNVQPHYTLIAFIPLICLVLISFKRENFNARWFYLLALANIALILVLRLSLIAGFPFIKKAEALKSYFGFHEWANLVRQKAGNAFVVMDEGFQNPSKYSFYTNSLKGFGYDSRYYGRTMFDIWPMEDSLQHQRTYYLLKYKMPGVTTDSIKCDAGTWYGGWVDDTRTYQKIAIDAGKTEIKAKPGQKVHFDLTVTNPYPFAVNFTNAGYKHPVILEACFFTHVTPVSVQPADSAFNNLAFTPGQSLHYKMTVNVPIHKGIFDLFFSIRTEPFTGSKNSGIIKFTVE from the coding sequence ATGCCGGCAGCTAAAATAAATAGTTCAATACAGTTAAACAGGCCCTTGTGCTATTTTATATTAGGCTGGGCGATATTGAATACCGTGCAGGCTTATGCCCTGGAACTGCACGCCGACGAGGCTTACTATTGGATGTTCGCCCAAAAACTGGATTGGGGGTATTTCTATCATCCGCCTATGGTGGCGCTTTTCATCAAAGCAGGCGATATGCTTTTTCATAACGAACTGGGCGTGCGGCTGATAACGATACTTTCTAATAGCCTTGCCATCTACCTGCTATGGCTTATCGTAAAAAAATACGCTGTAAGTACCAAATGGTTTATAGTGCTGATTTCCGGCGTATTGATTTTTCATGTGTATGGCTTTACCAGTACGCCCGATGCACCTTTGTTTTTTTTCGCGGTATTGTTTTACTACTTGTACCAGCGATATATTGATGAGGATAACTGGCTAACCGCTTTTATGATAGGGGTAGTAGTTGCCTGTTTGCTTTACAGCAAGTATCATGGCGTGTTGCTTGTTGGGTTCACCCTGTTATCAAATATTAAATTATTCACCCGGAAAACGTTTTACCTGGCTATTATAACCGGGCTTATCGTGTACACCCCACATATCTTATGGCAAATGCACCGTGGATTCCCGGCAGTAAATTATCAACTGTTCGAGCGTTCGTCAGCATTTGGGTACAATATTAGCATAAGCACAACATTTATTTTAGGGCAGCTTTTGCTTGGCGGCGCATTGATGAGCTGGTACCTGTTTTATCGGGGCTTTACTACAAAAATAACAGATGTTTTTACCCGTTGCCTGATGGTAAATGCTGTAGGCACCTTCGGCTTTTTCCTGCTAAACACCTTAAAGGTTAACGTTCAACCGCATTATACGCTCATTGCATTTATTCCATTAATATGTTTAGTATTGATCAGCTTTAAACGGGAGAACTTTAACGCAAGATGGTTTTACCTGCTGGCTTTAGCCAATATTGCATTGATCCTCGTCCTGCGTTTATCGTTGATAGCGGGCTTCCCTTTTATTAAAAAAGCAGAGGCGCTAAAAAGCTATTTTGGTTTTCATGAATGGGCGAACCTGGTACGCCAAAAGGCCGGCAACGCTTTCGTAGTGATGGACGAAGGTTTTCAAAATCCGTCAAAGTACAGCTTTTACACCAACAGCCTTAAAGGATTTGGATACGATTCGCGCTATTACGGGCGCACCATGTTTGATATCTGGCCAATGGAAGACAGTTTACAGCATCAGCGTACATACTATCTGCTTAAGTACAAAATGCCGGGCGTTACTACCGATAGTATAAAATGCGATGCAGGTACCTGGTACGGCGGTTGGGTTGATGATACCCGTACTTACCAAAAGATAGCTATAGATGCGGGGAAAACCGAAATAAAAGCCAAGCCCGGGCAAAAGGTACATTTTGACCTTACTGTTACTAATCCATATCCTTTTGCAGTTAATTTTACCAACGCCGGTTACAAGCACCCGGTAATTTTAGAGGCTTGCTTTTTTACCCATGTTACACCGGTAAGCGTGCAGCCGGCCGATAGCGCTTTCAATAACCTTGCATTTACGCCGGGCCAAAGCCTGCATTATAAAATGACAGTGAACGTCCCGATACACAAAGGCATATTCGACTTGTTTTTTTCCATACGTACCGAGCCGTTTACGGGCAGTAAAAACAGCGGCATAATAAAGTTTACAGTTGAATAA
- a CDS encoding thymidine kinase — translation MFSGKTEELIRRVNRARIAKVNVEIFSPLADTRYDKSALVSHNLTSIPSKAVGKAAEILPLAEHIQVVGIDEAQFFDDELPQVCLALANSGVRVIVAGLDMDFKGRPFGSMPRIMAIADSVTKLHAVCVKCGQQAMYSYRLVPNERRILLGEKETYEARCRTCFNLDGEI, via the coding sequence ATGTTTTCGGGTAAAACCGAGGAGTTGATAAGGCGCGTTAACCGTGCGCGCATAGCAAAAGTTAATGTAGAAATTTTTAGTCCTTTAGCCGATACACGTTACGATAAAAGTGCCCTGGTATCGCATAATCTTACTTCTATTCCATCAAAGGCGGTTGGTAAGGCAGCCGAAATTTTGCCGCTTGCCGAGCACATCCAGGTTGTAGGGATCGATGAAGCCCAGTTTTTCGACGATGAATTACCCCAGGTTTGCCTGGCCCTTGCAAATAGTGGCGTAAGGGTTATTGTTGCCGGCCTTGATATGGATTTTAAGGGCCGCCCTTTTGGAAGCATGCCACGTATAATGGCTATTGCCGATTCGGTTACAAAGCTGCACGCGGTGTGTGTAAAATGCGGCCAGCAGGCCATGTACTCATATCGCCTGGTGCCAAATGAGCGCCGGATACTGTTGGGCGAAAAAGAAACTTACGAAGCCCGTTGCCGCACTTGCTTTAATTTAGACGGTGAAATATAA
- the rodA gene encoding rod shape-determining protein RodA, producing MNNQQRSFFFNVDWVTVFIYLALCVIGWFNIRAAVYDESHSSLIDMSTEYGKQFIYIVSALVIGTVILLLESRFLSALAPAFYIVTVILLFIVLIAGHNVGGNQAWIDMGGGFRLQPSEFAKFATCLLLARYLSATNVKVTDPKSFLIAGGIILLPMMLIKLQPDDGSTLVFCSLIFVLYREGLSVYFLIVIGLLATLFVSALLINVWYIIIAIIAAAVLLLLMFSRNRKFATGLIIAAILSIGFVFCVKPLYYHGLKPHQRVRIDEVLGLSKDLRGVGYNQNQSKIAIGSGRIWGKGYLQGTQTKYSFVPAQSTDFIFCTVGEEWGFAGSVVVLGLYLFLLLRIIMIAERQRAPFSRIYGYGVASIIFCHVVINIAMAIGYMPVIGIPLPFISYGGSSLWSFTILLFILLKLDSNRMGMIYA from the coding sequence ATGAATAACCAGCAGCGAAGTTTCTTTTTTAATGTAGATTGGGTAACAGTGTTTATCTATCTGGCGCTGTGCGTTATTGGCTGGTTCAATATCCGCGCCGCCGTATACGACGAAAGCCATAGCAGTTTGATAGATATGAGCACCGAATATGGTAAGCAGTTTATTTATATTGTTTCGGCGTTGGTTATCGGTACGGTCATACTCTTGCTCGAGAGCCGTTTTTTGTCTGCGCTGGCACCGGCGTTTTACATAGTGACCGTTATTTTGCTGTTTATTGTACTGATTGCCGGGCACAATGTAGGTGGCAACCAGGCGTGGATCGATATGGGCGGCGGGTTTAGACTGCAACCGTCGGAGTTTGCCAAATTTGCAACCTGTTTGTTGCTGGCGCGATACCTGAGCGCCACGAATGTAAAGGTTACCGACCCCAAATCATTTCTGATAGCGGGCGGTATTATTTTGCTGCCCATGATGCTGATAAAGCTGCAGCCGGACGATGGATCGACCCTTGTATTCTGCTCATTGATATTTGTACTTTACCGCGAAGGTTTATCAGTTTATTTCCTGATCGTAATAGGCTTGCTGGCGACACTATTTGTATCGGCTTTGCTAATAAACGTGTGGTATATTATTATAGCAATAATTGCGGCAGCTGTGTTGCTGTTGCTGATGTTTAGCCGTAACCGAAAGTTTGCAACAGGCCTTATCATTGCCGCTATATTATCTATTGGTTTTGTTTTTTGTGTTAAACCACTTTACTACCATGGTTTAAAACCACACCAGCGTGTGCGTATAGATGAAGTACTCGGGCTCTCTAAAGATCTGCGCGGCGTAGGTTATAACCAAAATCAATCAAAAATAGCTATTGGTTCAGGCCGTATATGGGGCAAAGGGTACTTGCAGGGCACTCAAACCAAATACTCCTTTGTGCCCGCGCAAAGCACCGACTTTATATTTTGTACTGTGGGCGAGGAGTGGGGTTTTGCAGGCTCGGTTGTAGTATTGGGCTTATACCTTTTTTTACTGCTGCGGATAATAATGATAGCCGAGCGGCAGCGCGCCCCATTTTCGCGTATTTATGGCTATGGTGTGGCATCTATCATATTTTGCCACGTGGTTATCAATATTGCCATGGCCATAGGATATATGCCGGTTATAGGCATCCCGTTGCCCTTTATCAGCTATGGCGGCTCATCGTTATGGAGTTTTACCATATTACTGTTTATCCTGCTAAAACTCGATTCGAACCGGATGGGTATGATCTACGCGTAG
- the mrdA gene encoding penicillin-binding protein 2, producing the protein MNSFFERRYVIAGIFITLLLILLGRLFYIQVIDDRYFLYAQNNVVRRYVQYPARGPILDRTGKIMVQNEPIYDIMVVPKQVKPFDTVEFCKLLGIDKEGFDKRFAKAKVYSPIRASVFEKQLTLQSYAAFQERLSEFQGFYPVQRSVRSYPDSAAAQFLGYIGEVTDAIIKRSGGYYSPGDYVGITGVEKSYETILRGQRGVRNLIYDSHNVPKGSYANGAYDTAAVAGERLISSLDMKIQKLGEKLMQNKVGSIVAIEPSTGEILCYVSSPTYDPNLLVGRERGNNAAKLYKDPYKPFFTRPVQAYYPPGSSFKPLSALIAMQEGVITPQTIYHCPGYYQAGNRRIKCFQGEVHGNVDLASAVAHSCNGYFDMVFEKLVNRRGPRYTDTSFNYWRNNVAKFGLGAKLGLDMPNENRGNLPKAAYYDKIYGEGGWRSSTVISLGIGQGELLATPLQLANIEATIANHGYYYKPHLVKAIGDKKVIKHEYKVRNYVGVDSQYFEPVINGMQSVVDYGTAKGSKIPGIIMCGKTGTAEVRNHKDNSVFVAFAPRDKPKIAIAVVVENSGQGATWAAPIASFIVEQYLRGSISKRPSGISPDYYIEKNLLPEIVLKPADKAKLRADSAKKVKADSIKKHKADSLKQAGLRSAQNNAAKKSSSSELRVSTEYRPELVETGAEGLSQLWFDRLTTTSDFTAVLPKRKDDE; encoded by the coding sequence ATGAATAGTTTTTTTGAGCGTAGATATGTAATAGCGGGGATATTTATAACCCTTTTGCTGATACTGCTGGGCAGGCTATTTTACATACAGGTGATCGACGATCGTTATTTTCTGTACGCTCAAAATAATGTGGTACGCCGGTATGTTCAGTATCCGGCGCGCGGCCCTATCCTTGACCGTACCGGCAAAATAATGGTTCAGAACGAACCGATATACGATATTATGGTGGTACCCAAACAGGTAAAGCCATTTGATACCGTTGAATTTTGCAAACTTTTGGGTATTGACAAAGAAGGCTTTGATAAGCGCTTTGCAAAGGCAAAGGTTTATTCGCCCATCAGGGCATCTGTATTTGAAAAACAACTTACGCTGCAATCTTACGCTGCCTTCCAGGAAAGGCTGTCAGAATTTCAGGGATTTTACCCGGTTCAGCGCTCAGTGCGCAGCTATCCCGATTCGGCTGCGGCGCAGTTTTTAGGTTATATCGGCGAGGTTACTGACGCTATTATTAAACGGTCGGGCGGATATTACAGCCCGGGCGATTATGTGGGTATCACCGGCGTCGAAAAATCATACGAAACCATTTTACGCGGACAGCGTGGCGTACGTAATTTGATATATGATTCGCACAACGTGCCAAAAGGCAGTTATGCTAACGGGGCTTACGATACAGCTGCTGTAGCCGGCGAGCGACTGATATCGTCGCTGGATATGAAGATTCAGAAACTGGGCGAAAAACTAATGCAAAATAAGGTAGGGAGTATTGTGGCTATAGAACCATCTACAGGCGAGATACTTTGCTACGTGAGCAGCCCAACCTACGACCCCAACTTGCTGGTAGGCCGCGAACGCGGTAATAACGCAGCTAAATTATACAAGGATCCCTACAAACCGTTTTTCACCAGGCCGGTTCAGGCATATTATCCGCCCGGCTCTTCATTTAAGCCACTAAGCGCTCTTATTGCGATGCAGGAAGGGGTGATTACACCGCAAACTATCTACCATTGCCCCGGGTACTACCAGGCAGGTAACCGCCGCATTAAATGTTTTCAGGGCGAGGTGCATGGTAATGTAGACCTGGCCAGTGCCGTTGCCCATTCATGCAACGGTTATTTTGATATGGTTTTTGAGAAGCTGGTGAACCGGCGCGGCCCCCGTTATACAGATACCTCATTTAATTACTGGCGTAATAATGTTGCCAAGTTTGGGCTGGGCGCTAAGTTGGGCCTTGACATGCCTAACGAAAACCGGGGCAATTTGCCAAAAGCTGCATACTATGATAAGATATATGGTGAGGGCGGCTGGCGTTCAAGCACTGTAATATCATTAGGTATTGGGCAGGGCGAACTGTTGGCTACGCCATTGCAGCTTGCTAATATCGAGGCTACCATAGCTAATCACGGTTATTATTACAAGCCGCATTTGGTAAAGGCTATTGGAGACAAAAAAGTGATAAAACACGAGTATAAGGTACGCAACTATGTAGGGGTCGATTCGCAATATTTTGAACCGGTTATAAACGGTATGCAAAGTGTGGTTGATTACGGTACGGCCAAAGGGTCAAAAATACCGGGTATCATCATGTGCGGCAAAACCGGTACCGCTGAGGTCAGGAACCATAAAGACAACTCGGTATTTGTTGCTTTCGCGCCGCGCGATAAGCCCAAAATAGCCATTGCTGTTGTGGTCGAAAATTCCGGTCAGGGCGCTACGTGGGCGGCACCAATAGCCAGCTTTATTGTTGAGCAGTATTTGCGGGGCAGCATATCCAAGCGCCCGTCGGGAATCAGCCCAGACTATTATATAGAGAAGAACCTGCTGCCCGAAATTGTATTGAAACCGGCCGATAAAGCCAAACTGAGGGCCGATTCGGCTAAAAAAGTAAAGGCTGATTCGATTAAAAAGCACAAAGCCGATTCACTTAAGCAAGCCGGCCTTAGATCGGCACAAAATAATGCCGCAAAAAAAAGCAGCAGCAGTGAGTTGCGGGTAAGTACAGAATATCGGCCTGAACTTGTCGAAACAGGTGCCGAAGGGCTTTCTCAACTATGGTTTGATAGGCTCACCACGACATCCGATTTTACCGCGGTACTGCCAAAACGAAAGGACGATGAATAA
- the mreD gene encoding rod shape-determining protein MreD: MSRIILINLSRFVILVLLQVFLLKNISLYNLAVPYLYILFILLLPFETPNLVLFALAFILGLTIDAFYDTPGLHAAACTLLAFVRVLFISITVQKDGFDNEPEPTLSIMGFTWFFTYALVLTLFHHFFLFNLEVFRLSEITYTLSRFLLSSIFTVFLMLVSGLLFFRKKERK; encoded by the coding sequence ATGAGTAGGATAATTTTGATAAACCTGTCGCGATTTGTAATACTTGTCCTGCTGCAGGTTTTTTTACTTAAAAATATTTCGCTGTATAATTTAGCGGTGCCATACCTGTACATTCTTTTTATACTGTTGCTGCCTTTTGAAACACCCAACCTGGTACTTTTTGCGCTGGCCTTTATATTGGGTTTAACCATTGATGCTTTTTATGATACCCCCGGCCTGCATGCTGCTGCCTGTACGCTGCTTGCCTTTGTGCGCGTACTTTTTATTAGTATAACCGTACAAAAAGATGGCTTTGATAACGAGCCCGAGCCCACCCTGAGCATTATGGGTTTCACTTGGTTTTTTACTTATGCACTTGTGCTTACGCTCTTTCATCATTTCTTCCTCTTCAATCTGGAAGTTTTCAGGTTATCTGAAATTACCTATACACTAAGCCGGTTTTTATTGAGTTCAATATTTACAGTATTTTTGATGCTGGTTTCGGGCTTGTTGTTTTTCAGAAAGAAAGAGCGTAAATAA
- the mreC gene encoding rod shape-determining protein MreC, producing MRNLLIFITKYNAFFLFLIFEIVSLIIYIKYNSFQKASFINSTNQVTGNLYAKADELKGYLSLKEVNDKLAKENAQLRNQLRSSKYADTVARKMVNDTIYKQQYEYIEARVINNSINKRNNYITISRGSRDGIEKGMGVISSLGVVGKVMFVGEHLSIVQSLLHKESRFSAMLATNKEIGYVEWGEGMNPQKGLLVDVSNNAQPKIGENVVTSELSLFPAGITLGKVSKLKAKGGGFFLNMEITFATDFSKLEYVYVIINKFAKEQAGLEAREKKDE from the coding sequence ATGCGTAACCTCCTGATATTTATCACCAAGTACAACGCATTCTTTTTGTTTCTCATTTTCGAGATAGTTTCGCTCATCATCTATATCAAATACAATTCGTTTCAAAAAGCATCTTTTATTAACAGCACCAACCAGGTTACCGGTAATTTATATGCCAAAGCCGATGAACTGAAGGGGTACCTGTCTTTAAAGGAAGTGAATGATAAACTGGCAAAAGAGAACGCCCAGTTACGTAACCAGTTACGATCATCAAAGTATGCAGATACAGTTGCACGTAAAATGGTAAATGATACCATTTACAAACAGCAATACGAGTATATCGAAGCCCGGGTTATCAATAATTCGATAAATAAGCGTAATAACTACATAACCATTAGCCGCGGCAGCCGCGATGGCATTGAAAAGGGTATGGGTGTAATTTCGAGCCTTGGTGTGGTTGGTAAAGTGATGTTTGTGGGCGAACACCTGTCTATAGTGCAGTCTTTGCTTCATAAAGAGTCGCGGTTTAGCGCCATGCTCGCTACCAATAAAGAGATAGGGTATGTGGAATGGGGCGAGGGTATGAACCCCCAGAAGGGCTTACTTGTAGATGTATCTAACAATGCGCAGCCTAAGATTGGCGAAAATGTGGTTACATCAGAACTATCACTTTTCCCTGCCGGTATAACATTGGGCAAAGTAAGTAAATTAAAGGCCAAGGGCGGCGGTTTTTTCCTGAATATGGAAATAACCTTTGCAACCGACTTTAGCAAACTGGAATACGTTTACGTGATAATTAATAAGTTTGCCAAAGAGCAGGCGGGGTTGGAGGCCCGGGAAAAAAAGGATGAGTAG
- a CDS encoding rod shape-determining protein, with translation MGLFNFFTQEIAIDLGTANTLIIHNDKVVVDEPSIVAFDRTTNKVIAIGRQAMQMEGKTHDNIRTVRPLKDGVIADFNAAELMIRGMIKMINQGKGWFFPSLRMVICIPSGITEVEKRAVRDSAEIAGAKEVYLIYEPMAAAVGIGIDVEEPMGNMIIDIGGGTTEIAVIALSGIVCDQSIRVAGDNFDSDIVQYIRRQHNIMIGDRTAEKIKIEVGAALPELSEPPADFAVQGRDLMTGVPKQITVSYTEIAHCLDKSISKIEEAILKALEITPPELSADIYQTGIYLTGGGALLRGLDKRVAAKTKLPVHVAEDPLRAVVRGTGTALKNIGNFKFLMQ, from the coding sequence ATGGGTTTATTTAATTTTTTTACGCAAGAGATAGCTATTGATCTGGGTACGGCCAATACCCTTATCATACATAATGATAAAGTTGTTGTTGATGAGCCCTCGATAGTGGCGTTTGACCGTACAACAAACAAAGTAATTGCCATTGGCCGCCAGGCTATGCAAATGGAGGGCAAAACCCACGATAATATCCGTACCGTTCGCCCGCTTAAAGATGGTGTGATTGCCGACTTTAACGCTGCAGAATTGATGATACGCGGTATGATCAAGATGATAAACCAGGGTAAGGGCTGGTTCTTCCCATCGCTGCGTATGGTTATCTGTATCCCATCAGGTATTACCGAGGTTGAGAAACGCGCCGTGCGCGACAGCGCCGAAATTGCAGGCGCCAAAGAGGTGTACCTGATATACGAACCAATGGCTGCTGCCGTAGGTATTGGTATTGATGTTGAGGAGCCTATGGGTAACATGATCATTGATATTGGCGGGGGTACTACCGAGATCGCCGTTATTGCGCTCTCGGGTATCGTATGCGATCAGTCTATCCGTGTGGCGGGCGATAACTTCGACTCTGATATCGTTCAGTACATCCGCCGCCAGCATAACATTATGATAGGCGACCGTACTGCCGAGAAAATAAAAATTGAAGTGGGCGCCGCATTACCCGAACTATCTGAACCGCCGGCAGATTTTGCCGTACAAGGACGCGACCTGATGACAGGCGTACCTAAACAGATCACCGTATCTTACACCGAAATTGCGCATTGCCTTGATAAATCTATCTCGAAAATTGAGGAAGCGATATTGAAAGCATTGGAAATTACCCCGCCCGAGCTTTCTGCCGATATTTACCAAACAGGTATTTACCTTACCGGCGGTGGCGCACTACTGCGCGGACTTGATAAACGTGTGGCCGCTAAAACCAAATTACCTGTGCACGTTGCCGAAGATCCGCTTAGGGCGGTTGTGCGCGGCACCGGTACAGCCCTTAAAAATATAGGTAACTTTAAGTTTTTAATGCAATAA
- the purH gene encoding bifunctional phosphoribosylaminoimidazolecarboxamide formyltransferase/IMP cyclohydrolase — translation MSHSVQIKNALISVYYKDNLEHIIHELNRLGVKIYSTGGTETFIRDLGVDVIAVEDLTSYPSILGGRVKTLHPKVFGGILARRSFDSDEQQLVQYEIPEIDLVIVDLYPFEETVNSGASQEDVIEKIDIGGISLIRAAAKNYKDVVIVASKNDYTELEEILKRQQGATTIDQRRRFAQKAFNISSNYDTHIFQYFDHSEPMPVFKQSIQTSQVLRYGENPHQKGIFYGNLDAMFTKLNGKELSYNNLVDVDAAVALIDEFTDPTVAILKHTNACGVATRTFIKEAWIDALACDPVSAFGGVIIANDEIDAATAAEIDKIFYEVLIAPAFTDEAIDILSAKKNRIVLIRNRVELPVKQFKTLLNGVIEQDKDLVVEGPAQMTPVTEKKATEHELRDLYFANKVVKHTKSNTIVFAKNNQLMASGVGQTSRVDSLKQAIIKAESFGFDLKGAVMASDAFFPFPDCVEIAGDAGITAVLQPGGSIKDQDSINMCNQKGIAMVTTGVRHFKH, via the coding sequence ATGAGTCATTCTGTACAAATAAAAAACGCGCTGATTTCTGTTTATTACAAAGACAACCTTGAACATATAATTCATGAGTTGAACCGCCTTGGTGTAAAGATATATTCTACCGGTGGTACCGAAACCTTTATCCGCGATCTTGGTGTTGATGTTATTGCTGTTGAAGATCTTACCTCGTATCCGTCTATCCTGGGCGGCCGGGTAAAAACCCTGCACCCAAAGGTGTTTGGCGGCATACTTGCCCGCAGAAGTTTTGATAGTGATGAGCAGCAACTTGTACAGTATGAAATACCGGAAATTGACCTGGTGATTGTTGACCTTTATCCCTTTGAAGAAACCGTAAACTCGGGCGCGAGCCAGGAGGATGTTATTGAGAAGATAGATATTGGCGGAATCTCGCTTATCCGGGCGGCAGCAAAAAATTATAAAGATGTTGTAATTGTTGCTTCTAAGAATGACTATACCGAACTTGAAGAAATATTAAAAAGGCAGCAAGGTGCAACCACTATTGATCAGCGCCGCCGTTTCGCTCAAAAAGCATTCAACATTTCTTCAAACTACGATACGCACATTTTTCAGTACTTTGACCATAGCGAGCCGATGCCTGTGTTTAAACAGAGCATCCAAACCAGCCAGGTTTTACGATATGGCGAAAATCCGCATCAAAAGGGTATCTTCTATGGTAACCTTGACGCGATGTTTACAAAGCTTAACGGCAAAGAACTATCTTACAACAACCTGGTTGATGTGGATGCGGCCGTTGCTTTAATTGACGAATTTACCGACCCCACCGTAGCTATTTTAAAACATACCAATGCCTGTGGCGTTGCAACCCGCACATTTATAAAAGAAGCCTGGATAGATGCACTGGCCTGTGACCCGGTTTCGGCTTTTGGTGGTGTTATTATTGCCAACGACGAAATAGACGCCGCTACCGCTGCCGAAATTGATAAGATATTTTACGAAGTGCTTATAGCGCCGGCTTTTACAGACGAGGCTATAGATATTCTTTCGGCTAAAAAGAACCGCATTGTATTAATCCGCAATCGGGTTGAGTTACCTGTTAAGCAGTTTAAAACCTTGCTTAACGGCGTGATTGAGCAGGATAAAGATCTGGTTGTTGAAGGCCCGGCACAAATGACCCCGGTTACCGAAAAAAAGGCAACAGAGCACGAATTGCGCGATCTTTATTTTGCTAATAAAGTGGTTAAACATACCAAATCAAACACCATTGTTTTTGCCAAAAACAACCAGTTAATGGCAAGCGGTGTTGGCCAAACATCAAGGGTCGATTCCTTGAAGCAGGCTATTATTAAAGCCGAAAGCTTTGGGTTCGATCTTAAGGGCGCGGTAATGGCATCAGATGCTTTTTTCCCCTTCCCGGATTGTGTGGAGATAGCAGGAGATGCAGGCATTACAGCCGTTTTGCAGCCGGGCGGGTCCATAAAAGATCAGGATTCCATCAATATGTGTAACCAAAAGGGCATTGCGATGGTTACTACCGGAGTAAGGCATTTTAAACACTAA
- the purN gene encoding phosphoribosylglycinamide formyltransferase, whose translation MKKRIAIFASGSGSNAQKIMEHFKRNADAEVVLILTNNPQAYVLQRADNFEIPSHIFTRHEFYETDEVISLLKNLQVDIIVLAGFLWLVPPALLNAFPNKIINLHPALLPKFGGKGMYGDNVHKAVLEAGEEESGITIHFVNTQFDEGEIIHQSRFKIEPGDNLEMVKFKGQQLEHQHFPKVIESLLKKMRS comes from the coding sequence TTGAAAAAGAGAATTGCCATTTTTGCTTCGGGTTCAGGGTCGAATGCTCAGAAAATAATGGAGCATTTTAAGCGAAATGCCGATGCTGAAGTTGTATTGATCCTAACTAATAACCCGCAGGCCTACGTTTTGCAGCGGGCGGATAATTTTGAGATACCATCGCACATATTTACGCGCCACGAGTTTTACGAAACTGATGAAGTGATAAGCCTGCTTAAAAACCTGCAGGTAGATATTATTGTGCTTGCCGGTTTTTTGTGGCTGGTACCACCTGCTTTATTAAATGCGTTTCCTAATAAAATCATCAACCTGCACCCTGCGCTGCTGCCGAAGTTTGGCGGTAAAGGCATGTACGGCGATAACGTTCATAAAGCTGTACTTGAAGCCGGTGAAGAAGAATCGGGTATTACCATACATTTTGTGAATACCCAATTTGACGAGGGCGAGATCATCCACCAGTCTCGTTTTAAGATAGAGCCCGGCGATAACCTGGAAATGGTGAAATTTAAAGGCCAGCAGCTGGAGCACCAGCATTTTCCGAAGGTAATTGAGAGTTTATTGAAGAAGATGCGGAGTTAG
- a CDS encoding lipocalin family protein: protein MTNKNLYFLLAGVVVISFFVNGCKKEKQSSIPGLLTYGTWRLGSVMEYKYLGDSQTSVDTLECDSVQIFKFNDDKTCSYTNFDCNPTTMSGTWSLSDTKLYLFADITYPDITSAGTKQPFINSHITNLGEFSMVLETGDLQTYYTANDKRTIRRYGFTRIKPAIAK from the coding sequence ATGACAAATAAAAACTTATATTTTTTACTGGCGGGGGTTGTTGTTATCAGCTTTTTTGTCAATGGATGTAAAAAAGAAAAGCAAAGCAGCATACCGGGCCTGCTCACCTACGGAACCTGGCGGTTGGGTTCTGTAATGGAATATAAATACCTTGGCGATTCGCAGACTTCGGTTGATACACTGGAATGTGATTCTGTTCAGATCTTTAAATTCAATGACGATAAAACGTGCAGTTACACCAATTTTGACTGCAACCCAACTACTATGAGCGGCACATGGTCGTTATCAGATACCAAGCTTTACCTGTTTGCAGATATTACCTATCCCGATATCACTTCGGCCGGCACCAAACAGCCGTTTATTAACTCGCATATTACAAACCTGGGCGAATTTTCGATGGTGCTTGAAACGGGTGACCTGCAAACATATTACACGGCCAACGACAAAAGGACCATTCGACGTTACGGATTTACCAGGATTAAGCCAGCGATTGCCAAATAA